A region of the Litchfieldia alkalitelluris genome:
ACAAACCTCTTTCACAATAAACCCGTGTATTGCTGGATTTATAGATTCAAAATCATCACGGTTAATTCCATAGTTTCCGATAAGAGGGTACGTCAATGTTACGATTTGCCCACAATAAGATGGATCCGAAAGAATTTCTTGGTAACCAGTCATACCTGTATTAAATACAACCTCACCAATTGTGTCTTCTTCACTACCGAAGCCTTCACCCACAAATACTGTTCCATCTTCTAATACTAGTTGTCGTTTCATACTAAGACGCTCCCTTTCTCCCAAGCAATTTTGCCATTCACTAACGTCATAACTGGCCATCCCTTACAATTCCAACCAGCAAATGGTGTGTTTCTTCCTTTTGATAAAAATGTTTCTGGATTAATTTCCTGTTCTTCTTTTAAATCTATAATTGTAATGTCAGCTACAGCTCCAACCTCTAAACTTCCTCTGTCTAGACTAAATGTTTCAGCAGGTTTAACTGTTAAGAATTCGATTAATTGTTGTAATGTTATTTTTCCCGTTTCCACAAAGTGTGTGTACAATAACGGAAAAGCTGTTTCTAATCCTACAATCCCAAAAGGTGCTAGCAGCATTCCCTCATTTTTTTCGTCAGCAGTATGTGGCGCATGATCCGTCGCAATGAAATCAATCGTGCCATCAAGTAAGCCTTCAATTAATGCAGCACGGTCTGCTTTTCCACGGAGTGGCGGATTCATTTTATAATTAGGATCTAAACCTGGAATATCTTCGTCACATAATAATAAGTGGTGTGGTGTGACTTCTGCAGTAACCTTTATTCCTGCGCGCTTTGCATCTCTCACTACTCGCACAGACTCTTTTGTACTGATATGACAAACATGATAATGACATTCTGCAGCTTCAGCTAACAACACATCTCTTGCAATATGAACAGATTCACATACTGCTGGTATACCATTTAGACCGTTTTCCTTAGAAAATACACCCTCATGCACA
Encoded here:
- a CDS encoding dihydroorotase, which gives rise to MLTLLINGTVINNEGQLNEVEVKIENNKIVEIGQNLDQTNCELIDVKGNLISAGFIDVHVHLREPGGEHKETIETGSYSAAKGGFTTIAAMPNTRPVPDCVEQMNKLQTRIQETAHVNVLPYASITIRELGEELVDMEGLKNAGAFAFTDDGVGVQSAAMMLQAMKKAASINMPIVAHCEENTLINKGSVHEGVFSKENGLNGIPAVCESVHIARDVLLAEAAECHYHVCHISTKESVRVVRDAKRAGIKVTAEVTPHHLLLCDEDIPGLDPNYKMNPPLRGKADRAALIEGLLDGTIDFIATDHAPHTADEKNEGMLLAPFGIVGLETAFPLLYTHFVETGKITLQQLIEFLTVKPAETFSLDRGSLEVGAVADITIIDLKEEQEINPETFLSKGRNTPFAGWNCKGWPVMTLVNGKIAWEKGSVLV